In a single window of the Chitinivibrio alkaliphilus ACht1 genome:
- a CDS encoding peptidase U32 family protein yields the protein MPEKKPELLAPAGSIESFHAALDAGADAVYLGMGDFNARQRSTLLTPKTLSYLIPAAQKQGVRVYITLNTLVKDGEIPAFIQQCNTLHDLQPDAVIVQDLGMAAMMQRHFPHLELHGSTQMTLHTLGGFEAAKRLGIRRVVPARELSLRDIYKIRNKTDLEIELFIHGALCYSLSGNCLASSFIGGHSGNRGRCRMVCRRPFTAGRRKGFYFSPKDFQALDYIDEFRTIGIDSLKIEGRMKNSSYVYAVTSAYRAYLDGEKDRAETEAALKGDFGRPKTDFLLSGPQATGIVSAGAPLGTGLSAGKIIGSMGSSYIFEQGEHPLVEGDSLRFQPQNGQEGISCKLLSLKENSSGFSTITLQGIQGEKEGELFIISRKDKREKKWRTTQVSCTPRTLSPHPRVSAKMVMKPLDHPTPKAEKKKLYLRFDDPNWIQHLTPSMGTLICSLHIQGSKQLHPEKIPAGIRKKMILSLPPYIAESETGAWKKRIDSLKKAGFSRWMLGNIGFISFFDLSQDTLYADYSIWTVNRYTQKVLHDMGFSAFMYSPEDDILNLKRTGSSRGIMPVFMRIPVFVSRVRPTVSVQSVVEDSDGTPYGLHQNDGLTQLVSQTPLALTHRIKKLTECGISQFLIDLSFYPPDKKMVDRTVTAVQRSLKLEGDLFNHKRGLK from the coding sequence ATGCCAGAAAAAAAACCGGAGCTTCTTGCCCCCGCAGGATCTATTGAATCATTCCATGCGGCCCTTGATGCGGGTGCCGATGCGGTCTATCTTGGCATGGGAGACTTTAACGCCCGCCAGAGAAGCACCCTCTTAACCCCCAAAACCCTCAGCTACCTTATACCGGCAGCTCAGAAACAGGGAGTACGGGTTTACATCACCCTCAATACTCTTGTAAAAGATGGGGAAATACCCGCCTTTATACAACAATGTAACACCCTCCACGATTTACAGCCCGATGCGGTTATCGTACAAGATCTCGGCATGGCTGCCATGATGCAGCGCCACTTTCCCCACCTCGAACTCCACGGAAGTACGCAGATGACCCTGCATACTCTGGGTGGGTTTGAAGCGGCAAAACGCCTGGGTATTCGCCGCGTGGTGCCGGCCAGAGAACTCTCTTTGCGTGATATTTATAAGATTCGCAACAAAACAGATCTTGAGATAGAGCTCTTTATCCACGGTGCTCTCTGTTACTCCCTCTCGGGAAACTGTTTGGCCTCAAGTTTTATTGGAGGTCATTCCGGAAACCGCGGGCGTTGCAGAATGGTGTGTCGACGCCCCTTTACGGCAGGGCGAAGAAAGGGGTTTTACTTTTCACCGAAGGATTTCCAAGCCCTTGACTACATTGATGAATTTCGCACCATCGGCATCGATAGTTTGAAAATTGAAGGGCGAATGAAAAACAGCTCCTATGTATATGCTGTTACCTCTGCCTATCGGGCATATCTTGATGGAGAAAAGGATCGTGCTGAAACCGAGGCAGCCTTGAAAGGTGATTTTGGTCGTCCCAAAACCGACTTCCTCCTCTCCGGTCCACAGGCAACAGGTATTGTCTCTGCCGGTGCTCCCCTCGGCACGGGGCTTTCCGCAGGAAAAATTATTGGAAGCATGGGCTCATCCTATATATTTGAACAGGGAGAGCACCCCTTGGTGGAAGGGGACAGCCTTCGCTTTCAACCTCAGAACGGCCAAGAAGGAATCTCCTGTAAACTGCTCTCCTTGAAAGAAAATAGTTCCGGTTTTTCCACCATCACCTTGCAAGGAATACAGGGTGAAAAAGAGGGGGAGCTTTTTATTATTTCCCGCAAGGACAAACGGGAAAAGAAATGGCGCACAACACAGGTAAGCTGTACGCCACGAACTCTTTCCCCCCATCCACGAGTAAGCGCCAAAATGGTAATGAAGCCCCTTGACCACCCAACTCCGAAAGCAGAAAAGAAAAAGCTCTATCTACGCTTTGATGATCCGAACTGGATACAACACCTCACGCCCTCCATGGGTACCCTTATCTGTTCTCTCCATATTCAGGGCTCAAAGCAATTACATCCGGAGAAAATTCCTGCGGGAATACGGAAAAAGATGATACTGTCTCTTCCTCCGTATATTGCTGAAAGTGAAACAGGAGCATGGAAAAAAAGAATTGATTCATTGAAAAAAGCAGGATTTTCTCGCTGGATGCTTGGTAATATTGGTTTTATATCCTTCTTTGATCTTTCTCAGGATACGCTCTATGCAGACTATTCTATCTGGACCGTAAATAGATACACCCAAAAAGTATTGCATGACATGGGCTTTTCTGCATTTATGTATTCCCCAGAAGATGATATTTTAAACCTAAAACGCACCGGTTCATCCCGGGGTATTATGCCCGTATTTATGCGAATACCCGTTTTTGTTTCACGCGTACGCCCCACCGTTTCTGTGCAGAGCGTTGTAGAAGACAGCGACGGGACGCCCTATGGACTCCATCAAAATGATGGCTTGACTCAGTTGGTCAGCCAGACGCCCCTAGCTCTCACCCATCGTATTAAAAAATTAACCGAGTGCGGTATATCCCAATTTCTTATTGACCTCAGTTTTTATCCCCCCGATAAAAAAATGGTTGATAGAACTGTCACGGCTGTTCAACGATCATTGAAACTAGAGGGTGACCTTTTTAACCATAAACGAGGATTGAAATGA
- a CDS encoding polysaccharide deacetylase family protein, with product MKYLSVLTAMLLCAVSLSFGRAHSLSAPVNNPPQLIVLGSDDNTSTEGMEWIVEYLASKTHADGTPLRMSFYSNTLRGWDDAQSDLVQIHARAYQDGHEVSSHTHDHMYFLNTAPEVWSSEEQGMIENPDYRYRASRDSIQAMIEKNIEKLKMAGVPREHMQGFRVPYLAFTDPAFTEINNAGFVYDHSVTESQGGPAGNNWPYTMENGVRNEPWYMQNYDVHVGSHRGLWQLPVYSFQAHPDDWGYLQEQASWNTEGEITGLDYNMWANPEGGHKLNKTQSINALKYTLDQSLEGTRAPMTIGMHSQYYVDDYDASGFPHMENYQDRREVIEAFIDYALTKDNVWFVTGAQVIQFMENPVSASSFDPDNYTWEVDDDHGDDDDDHGDDDGDHGDDDGDFDVYTELLGRASWSSWADDFGTGSEANVDDADEMNVILELTQGEKPEDDDDWPSASATASVAETFDGVTHIEISYTADASFTVGVGTDAQGFSTEVSAGTNETETIAISDLDYVWGDDELIMEDISGITFGTVEEGPVEITLTSVKVIGVDFDDDDHGDDDGDDSDDDHGDDNGDTSPIDVVSFYSNMEKDSDAVIVEDDNIITITRPEGEGAWASAGMWVTEDFTLENVRRISVTYSSDADFEIQLPMPETGDAGTAHRISLPKSEVETTIEVGILDSRQPSWISSDDRFDLDPAAVAYPAIALDNDDYTEEVTGTITVEQLQFIYEGDPGTPDDGTPLVTEDVSTRQSLSIDEVTRQGLNLTVPESGTYTVSLYAADGRLIQEVSQNLSAGVNSMNFTNRLSTGMFVVRVHGQNKNAVSRHILR from the coding sequence ATGAAATACCTATCTGTACTCACCGCGATGCTTCTTTGTGCAGTATCGCTATCCTTTGGACGCGCTCATTCCCTATCGGCGCCGGTCAACAATCCACCACAACTTATTGTGTTAGGGTCGGATGATAATACCAGCACTGAAGGGATGGAGTGGATTGTAGAGTATCTCGCATCAAAAACACATGCCGACGGCACCCCCCTGCGCATGTCCTTTTACTCAAATACCTTGAGAGGGTGGGACGATGCTCAAAGTGACCTTGTTCAAATTCATGCTCGTGCCTACCAAGATGGACATGAGGTTTCTTCTCACACGCATGACCACATGTACTTTTTAAACACAGCACCAGAGGTGTGGTCAAGTGAAGAACAAGGCATGATTGAGAACCCCGATTATCGCTATAGAGCATCACGGGACTCTATCCAAGCAATGATTGAAAAAAACATCGAGAAACTAAAGATGGCAGGTGTTCCCCGTGAGCATATGCAGGGATTTCGCGTTCCTTATCTCGCATTCACTGACCCTGCCTTTACTGAGATTAATAATGCGGGCTTTGTTTACGATCACTCAGTAACAGAAAGCCAAGGCGGTCCTGCTGGAAACAACTGGCCGTATACCATGGAAAACGGGGTACGGAATGAGCCCTGGTATATGCAAAATTACGATGTGCACGTGGGAAGTCATCGCGGCCTGTGGCAGCTACCTGTGTATTCCTTTCAAGCGCATCCCGATGACTGGGGGTACCTGCAAGAGCAAGCCAGCTGGAACACTGAGGGAGAAATCACTGGTCTTGACTACAATATGTGGGCAAATCCAGAAGGCGGTCATAAACTGAACAAGACCCAATCTATCAATGCATTAAAATATACCCTCGATCAATCCCTGGAGGGAACGAGAGCACCAATGACAATTGGGATGCACTCGCAATACTATGTTGATGACTACGATGCGAGTGGTTTCCCCCACATGGAAAATTATCAAGATCGCCGTGAAGTAATTGAAGCATTTATTGATTACGCTCTCACGAAAGATAACGTGTGGTTTGTAACTGGTGCTCAAGTAATTCAGTTCATGGAAAACCCCGTCTCTGCTTCATCTTTTGACCCAGATAATTATACGTGGGAAGTTGATGATGACCACGGTGACGATGATGATGACCACGGTGACGATGATGGTGATCATGGTGATGACGACGGTGATTTTGATGTCTACACCGAACTTCTTGGACGTGCATCATGGAGTTCATGGGCTGATGATTTTGGCACAGGATCTGAAGCGAATGTGGATGACGCCGATGAGATGAATGTTATCCTGGAACTTACTCAAGGAGAAAAACCAGAAGATGACGATGACTGGCCCAGTGCGTCCGCAACGGCCTCTGTGGCAGAGACCTTTGACGGCGTTACTCATATAGAGATCTCTTATACAGCTGATGCCTCTTTCACCGTTGGTGTCGGAACCGATGCCCAAGGTTTTTCTACAGAAGTCTCTGCAGGAACCAATGAAACTGAGACGATCGCCATTTCTGACCTTGACTATGTATGGGGTGATGATGAACTTATAATGGAAGATATTTCCGGGATTACCTTTGGAACAGTCGAAGAAGGACCTGTTGAAATCACGCTTACTTCAGTAAAAGTCATTGGCGTAGATTTCGACGACGATGACCATGGTGATGACGACGGCGACGATAGTGACGACGACCATGGTGATGACAACGGTGACACATCTCCAATCGATGTTGTTTCTTTCTATAGTAATATGGAAAAAGACAGTGATGCGGTTATTGTTGAAGATGACAACATCATAACCATTACCCGTCCTGAAGGTGAAGGAGCATGGGCCAGTGCAGGAATGTGGGTTACAGAAGACTTTACCTTGGAAAATGTCCGTCGTATCTCTGTTACCTACTCATCAGATGCTGATTTTGAAATACAGCTCCCCATGCCGGAAACCGGAGATGCCGGTACAGCTCACAGAATTTCTCTACCAAAATCTGAAGTGGAAACAACCATTGAAGTTGGAATTCTTGATTCCCGACAACCTTCATGGATCTCCTCTGATGACCGCTTTGACCTAGATCCTGCAGCGGTAGCATATCCTGCTATTGCCCTTGACAACGATGATTATACAGAAGAAGTGACCGGTACCATTACGGTAGAACAGCTTCAGTTTATCTACGAAGGTGATCCAGGAACACCCGATGATGGAACACCTCTTGTGACTGAAGATGTTTCGACCCGTCAGAGTCTGTCAATTGACGAAGTAACTCGTCAAGGTCTGAACCTTACAGTTCCTGAAAGCGGAACCTATACTGTTTCACTCTATGCTGCTGATGGACGACTGATACAAGAAGTATCACAAAATCTATCTGCCGGTGTAAATAGTATGAACTTTACAAATCGACTTTCCACAGGAATGTTTGTGGTACGTGTACACGGTCAGAACAAGAATGCTGTGTCCCGTCATATTCTTCGATAA
- a CDS encoding polysaccharide deacetylase family protein has product MKVCISLGILLFALVSAGTVAASGAPIDNPPQFIILGSDDNTSAEGMDWIVEYLASKEHADGTPLRMSFYSNTGTAGGWVDRDGEIHNQELVDAHARAYQNGHEVSCHGYGHPHYVSGSAWERDEDWNIIGDNEDQIRFSKEEIREDIEKNLELLQLAGVPREHMRGFRTPYLAFSDSVFSVVRELGFEYDCSVTESQGGPAKHVWPYDMADGIIEGSENSWWITEHDTPVRSHPGLWQLPAYSLEAHPDDWEYLEELAGWNTTGQVTGLDWNMWAEPEGGVLFNKEQSINALKHTLDEKLNGTRAPMAFGMHSQYYVDDYDAEGFPNVQDSEDRRAIIEAFIDYALTKENVWFVNGAQVFAYMNDPVSADEFNPDDYAWSIEEEDNEAPTDIRLSNTVIEEGQKSVGTVTVIDQPGDVHTIEVVSGPFSIDNRSLYAEEDLAVGTYTLILKATDQGGLSLEKEFTIEVVEPAEYTELIGMASWEGDFDGYDTGSDAVVEEEDGIVSMILTQGESDGDENEWAWASGAGYIDGDLEGITHIEVVYSATKNITLGLGTGTYGYNVSLEAGEEKTLRVAATEDEFSHVWGPEDFDLADFSGVSFGTAEEGSVEIQLYSVKLFGYSETSLIEERATQPASLAIGNVHRHGLSLSTPRSGSYTIGIYTADGRRISTTQQQLSAGVSEISFDQRLSSNVVVVRITGEGLDATARYMLR; this is encoded by the coding sequence ATGAAAGTGTGTATTTCTCTGGGCATACTGCTCTTTGCCCTTGTATCTGCCGGAACTGTCGCAGCTTCCGGTGCTCCCATTGACAATCCACCGCAATTTATTATTCTGGGATCAGATGATAATACCAGCGCAGAAGGAATGGACTGGATTGTAGAATATCTTGCATCAAAGGAACATGCTGACGGTACACCCCTGCGCATGTCATTCTATTCAAACACCGGTACCGCCGGAGGGTGGGTAGACAGAGACGGTGAGATTCACAATCAAGAGCTTGTTGACGCCCATGCGCGAGCATACCAAAATGGCCATGAAGTATCATGTCACGGCTATGGCCACCCCCACTATGTATCTGGATCTGCGTGGGAACGCGATGAAGATTGGAACATCATCGGCGATAATGAAGATCAAATTCGTTTTTCAAAAGAAGAGATTCGTGAAGATATAGAAAAAAATCTTGAGTTACTACAATTAGCTGGTGTTCCTCGTGAACACATGCGCGGTTTCCGTACTCCATACCTCGCGTTTTCCGATTCCGTTTTTTCAGTGGTTCGTGAATTGGGGTTTGAGTATGACTGTTCAGTGACAGAATCGCAGGGAGGTCCTGCAAAGCATGTTTGGCCATATGATATGGCCGACGGAATTATTGAGGGATCTGAAAACTCTTGGTGGATCACGGAACACGATACCCCCGTACGCAGCCACCCCGGACTGTGGCAACTACCGGCCTACTCCCTTGAAGCACACCCTGATGACTGGGAGTACCTGGAAGAGCTTGCCGGGTGGAACACCACTGGACAAGTAACTGGGCTTGACTGGAATATGTGGGCAGAACCAGAAGGCGGTGTGTTGTTTAATAAAGAACAATCAATAAACGCCTTAAAACATACCCTCGATGAAAAGCTGAACGGTACCCGAGCTCCCATGGCGTTCGGTATGCACTCACAATACTACGTGGATGATTATGATGCAGAAGGATTTCCCAATGTTCAGGACAGTGAAGATAGACGCGCTATTATTGAAGCATTTATCGACTACGCCCTCACAAAGGAAAATGTCTGGTTTGTAAATGGTGCGCAGGTTTTTGCCTACATGAATGACCCCGTTTCTGCTGATGAGTTCAACCCTGACGATTACGCCTGGTCTATTGAGGAAGAAGACAATGAAGCTCCCACAGATATCAGACTGAGCAATACCGTCATAGAGGAAGGACAAAAGAGTGTTGGAACAGTCACCGTTATTGATCAACCCGGTGATGTACATACCATAGAAGTTGTTTCCGGCCCCTTTTCTATTGATAATCGTTCTCTCTACGCAGAGGAAGATCTAGCCGTAGGAACCTATACTCTTATTCTCAAAGCGACAGACCAAGGTGGTCTTTCCTTAGAAAAGGAATTTACCATTGAAGTAGTAGAGCCAGCAGAATATACAGAATTGATTGGTATGGCTTCATGGGAAGGTGATTTCGATGGCTATGATACAGGTTCTGATGCCGTGGTAGAAGAAGAAGACGGTATTGTATCCATGATTCTGACGCAAGGTGAAAGCGATGGCGATGAGAATGAATGGGCCTGGGCCTCTGGCGCTGGGTATATTGATGGAGATCTTGAAGGCATTACCCATATTGAAGTGGTATACAGTGCCACAAAGAACATCACCCTCGGCCTTGGAACAGGTACCTATGGCTACAATGTATCCCTGGAGGCTGGAGAAGAAAAAACTCTTCGGGTTGCAGCAACAGAGGATGAATTCTCTCACGTGTGGGGGCCAGAAGATTTCGATCTTGCTGATTTTTCCGGAGTATCCTTTGGAACAGCTGAAGAAGGCAGTGTTGAAATACAGTTGTATTCGGTAAAACTCTTTGGATATTCCGAAACATCTCTTATTGAAGAGCGTGCCACGCAACCCGCATCACTTGCCATAGGTAATGTGCATCGCCACGGTCTGAGCCTCTCTACTCCACGAAGCGGCTCCTATACCATCGGTATTTATACCGCTGATGGTAGACGGATTTCCACCACGCAACAACAGCTCTCTGCTGGTGTTTCTGAGATCTCTTTTGACCAGAGACTCTCATCCAATGTTGTGGTTGTACGGATTACCGGTGAAGGGCTTGATGCCACAGCTCGCTATATGCTGCGTTAG
- the rdgB gene encoding RdgB/HAM1 family non-canonical purine NTP pyrophosphatase, with amino-acid sequence MNLIIASGNQHKVREIRDYLSPRIPALQISSLRDLYSSVPDIPETGTTFEENSLQKARWLYAKHSGWIIADDSGLEVNALQGAPGVYSARYAGEPCNDSANNAKLLSELSGVAPEKRTARYRAVITLLSPENKAHTFSGSCEGTIAETPSGTEGFGYDPLFIPTGYTRSFAELGDKIKEKISHRSSALRAMAEKFPQYLAFYQ; translated from the coding sequence ATGAATCTTATTATTGCCAGCGGTAACCAGCACAAAGTGCGAGAAATTCGGGACTATCTTTCCCCGCGAATCCCTGCACTGCAGATCTCATCTCTTAGGGACCTCTACTCTTCAGTCCCAGATATCCCCGAAACAGGAACAACCTTTGAAGAAAACAGTTTGCAAAAAGCACGCTGGCTGTATGCAAAACATTCGGGGTGGATCATAGCTGATGATTCAGGTTTGGAAGTCAATGCTCTGCAGGGAGCCCCGGGAGTTTACTCTGCGCGCTACGCAGGCGAGCCATGCAATGATTCGGCAAATAATGCAAAGTTATTGTCAGAGCTCAGTGGTGTTGCCCCGGAAAAACGAACAGCCCGCTACCGTGCGGTAATAACCCTTCTTTCTCCTGAGAATAAGGCTCATACCTTTTCCGGCTCCTGTGAAGGCACCATCGCAGAAACCCCCTCCGGCACGGAAGGATTTGGATATGATCCACTCTTTATTCCCACAGGATACACACGGAGTTTTGCTGAATTAGGAGACAAAATCAAAGAAAAGATCAGCCATAGAAGTAGTGCCTTACGTGCCATGGCAGAAAAATTTCCACAATATCTTGCATTTTATCAATAG